In Pseudobacter ginsenosidimutans, the following are encoded in one genomic region:
- a CDS encoding glycoside hydrolase family 71/99-like protein: MIRKLTLALLGIAPMLALCSKSNVEQGKEDKPAVMGQAYDTTGLFFKSYNKLVMAGYQGWFAAEGDGSNRGWYHYQGHGGFYPGNTNVDFWPDITEYTKRYKSPFKFADGTNAYLYSPFDDESVDLHFKWMKDYGIDGVHMQRFLGEVKATNPSGKRHFNTVLGHALKAATKYRRAISVMYDLSGSSSSDMHYLVEDWRELQQLYGLNNNKKQPAYLYHNGKPLVTIWGVGFNDGRKYSIADVSKLVDSIKGKENKYAVMLGVPYYWRTLGSDTEKSSALHELIKKCDIVMPWAVGRFNSQQYNARNVYDDIQWCKTNKVDYVPLVFPGFSWGNMHKDPTIYHQIPRLKGDFLWQQIFGAKDAGAQSLYVAMFDEIDEGTAIFKTALEKNTPLNGDAGLKFVGIENELTSDYYLWLTGQGANWFHGASGYSRAKPVRN; the protein is encoded by the coding sequence ATGATAAGGAAACTCACATTGGCTTTGCTGGGCATAGCGCCAATGCTGGCGCTATGCTCGAAGAGCAATGTAGAACAAGGGAAAGAAGACAAGCCGGCCGTCATGGGGCAAGCATATGACACCACCGGCTTGTTCTTCAAATCTTACAACAAACTGGTGATGGCCGGTTACCAGGGCTGGTTTGCCGCCGAAGGAGATGGAAGCAATCGTGGCTGGTACCACTACCAGGGACATGGAGGATTCTATCCCGGCAATACCAATGTCGATTTCTGGCCGGATATAACGGAGTACACTAAGCGATATAAGTCGCCTTTCAAATTCGCTGACGGAACAAACGCGTACCTGTACAGTCCATTCGATGATGAAAGCGTGGACCTCCATTTCAAATGGATGAAAGACTACGGCATCGATGGCGTGCACATGCAGCGTTTCCTTGGCGAAGTGAAAGCGACCAATCCCTCCGGTAAAAGGCATTTCAATACAGTATTGGGACATGCTTTGAAAGCAGCCACTAAATACCGTCGCGCTATCAGCGTGATGTATGATCTCAGCGGCTCATCATCTTCCGATATGCATTACCTGGTGGAAGACTGGAGAGAACTGCAACAATTGTACGGGCTCAACAATAATAAGAAGCAACCTGCCTATCTCTATCACAATGGCAAGCCTCTGGTCACCATCTGGGGTGTGGGCTTCAATGATGGAAGGAAATATTCCATCGCCGATGTGAGCAAACTGGTAGACAGTATCAAGGGTAAAGAGAACAAATATGCCGTGATGCTGGGTGTGCCTTATTACTGGCGTACACTTGGTTCTGATACAGAAAAATCATCTGCACTCCATGAGCTGATCAAAAAATGCGATATCGTGATGCCCTGGGCGGTAGGCCGGTTCAATTCGCAGCAGTACAATGCCCGCAATGTGTACGATGATATCCAGTGGTGCAAGACCAATAAGGTGGATTATGTGCCGCTTGTATTCCCCGGCTTCAGTTGGGGCAATATGCACAAGGATCCAACCATCTATCACCAGATACCGAGGCTGAAAGGGGATTTCCTCTGGCAGCAGATCTTCGGTGCAAAGGATGCAGGCGCGCAATCACTTTATGTGGCCATGTTCGATGAGATCGATGAAGGCACGGCCATCTTCAAAACAGCGCTGGAAAAGAACACACCGCTGAACGGGGATGCCGGGCTGAAATTCGTGGGCATCGAAAATGAGCTTACATCCGATTATTATCTCTGGCTCACCGGCCAGGGTGCTAATTGGTTCCATGGCGCATCGGGCTATTCCCGCGCCAAACCGGTTCGTAACTAA
- a CDS encoding DUF3823 domain-containing protein — protein sequence MKQLITMAGLLMVLGFTSCLKKDNLDGPNASLEGNFFVAGTKNNFQTATGSIQVKLEQLSWSETPAPQEIPSKIDGTYKNSKLFGGHYRVTPYGGAFWPVLPIEIDISGGTKQDFELTPYTEINNFTVQLDTTTLKLRFDISAPVEAGMPTITEIQPYLNTTSMVGPGASIYEFSDMKKITVNKEWADMTPADKSPEITIEGLLPGRIFYVRVGVRYNDSYKSSNLSNIIQIKVDQK from the coding sequence ATGAAACAGTTGATAACAATGGCCGGCCTCCTGATGGTATTGGGATTCACTTCCTGCCTGAAGAAGGATAATCTCGATGGCCCCAATGCTTCACTGGAAGGCAACTTCTTTGTGGCAGGCACCAAGAACAACTTTCAGACAGCTACCGGTAGCATACAGGTAAAGCTGGAACAGTTGAGCTGGAGTGAAACACCTGCGCCACAGGAAATACCCAGTAAGATCGACGGCACCTACAAGAACTCGAAACTGTTCGGAGGTCATTACCGCGTAACACCCTATGGTGGCGCTTTCTGGCCGGTATTGCCCATCGAGATCGATATCAGCGGCGGTACTAAACAGGATTTTGAGCTGACGCCTTATACCGAGATCAACAATTTCACCGTGCAGCTGGATACCACCACATTGAAACTGCGGTTCGATATCAGCGCTCCGGTGGAAGCAGGTATGCCTACGATCACGGAGATCCAGCCATACCTCAATACTACCAGCATGGTAGGGCCCGGCGCTTCGATCTACGAGTTCTCAGACATGAAGAAGATCACAGTCAATAAAGAATGGGCTGATATGACCCCGGCGGATAAATCGCCTGAGATCACCATCGAGGGCCTTTTACCGGGAAGGATCTTCTATGTGCGTGTGGGGGTTCGTTACAACGACAGTTACAAGAGCTCCAACCTGAGCAATATCATCCAAATTAAAGTTGATCAAAAATGA
- a CDS encoding SusC/RagA family TonB-linked outer membrane protein has product MKILQYALLLICFVPLFAAAQQKTITGKVTDAQSSQPLSGVTVASGTGRTSVVTNNEGNYSITIPQRATQLIFSYVGMKPVTENIGTRSVIDVSMSAADSSLENVVVVGYGTQKKATLTGSVSVLKSSEIVVTKNESVVNMLTGKIPGLRMVQRTAEPGGYENTYDIRGFGSAPLVVIDGVPRGGFEKMDPNEIESISVLKDAAAAVYGVRAANGVILITTKKGNRNGKFDINYSVNLALQQFLGMPEGVGPLDFMMLSNEKAKRAFANNFISNVKPAYSYEDMLPWMEGRFQATDWIGSTFNKTAPQVQHNLNISGGTDKASYFFNVGYMKQDGVLKTNDINYNRYNFRSNINLKITNGLRAQALVSGHIDEKYQPYQEMWTLFKYTWSMIPIKQAFANGNPLYPSVIDDNANPLVITDADKVGFRKRTQKNIQAQLSLEYDIPYVKGLKARGMFNYGYNIDDNSEYKKSYTLYTYEPDLDVYHASTVNNPPNLLRQYYNNQSTLSQLGLNYANTFAGDHNVTAMALFEESYSKGDNIFASRNMLLPVDYLFGGEDEKEKGSTYPNGVSEVVTQAVVGRATYDFRGKYLAEFTFRYDGSNKYKPGANQWGFFPGFFAGWVVSREPWFDKLVNPKYISNLKIRGSYGITGDDGTTGFQYIDGFNYPTINPNDNSIYGYLFNGQFIKGSAMRDAVNPNLTWFTAHTSNIGLEFTTLNGKLDVVAEVYRRDRKGLPARKTVAIPGTAGIELAQENLDSDRTQGWELQLTHRNRINDFGINITGNFSQARTQMLDVIQGRAGNEFENWKSQRSNRFTNIWWGKDYAGQFTSYEQIYNHKVNTGGGNNNVIPGDYYYQDWNEDGVIDGRDDHPIATRDIPLVNFGLTIGVTWKGIDFSALFAGVTGVNIMYEEQFLEPLMYDRSALTQFLNSWHTVNPDDNVFDPNTKWVPGKYPAMGSPKPEGTKAVQDGSYVRLKSIELGYTLPQSLLKRISMKNCRFYVNAYNLLTFTKLRNSDPEHPGQQPDAGFQYGLGGYKYPLNRTFNVGASITF; this is encoded by the coding sequence ATGAAAATTCTACAATACGCACTGCTATTGATCTGCTTTGTTCCGCTGTTTGCCGCAGCACAGCAGAAAACAATAACAGGTAAGGTAACCGATGCACAATCCAGTCAACCGTTGAGCGGCGTAACGGTGGCATCGGGTACAGGCAGAACTTCTGTAGTTACCAACAATGAAGGGAACTACAGTATCACCATTCCTCAGCGGGCTACGCAACTCATTTTTTCCTATGTGGGCATGAAGCCTGTTACAGAAAATATCGGCACGCGTTCCGTGATCGATGTGAGTATGTCTGCTGCCGACTCCAGCCTGGAGAATGTTGTGGTGGTAGGTTATGGCACACAGAAAAAAGCCACACTCACGGGTTCCGTCTCAGTGCTCAAGAGCAGTGAGATAGTGGTCACCAAGAACGAGAGCGTGGTGAACATGCTCACCGGTAAGATCCCCGGTCTCCGGATGGTGCAGCGTACTGCCGAGCCAGGCGGATACGAGAACACCTACGATATCCGCGGTTTCGGTTCTGCCCCACTGGTAGTGATCGATGGCGTTCCCCGCGGTGGTTTTGAAAAGATGGACCCCAACGAGATCGAAAGCATCTCTGTGCTCAAAGACGCTGCCGCCGCCGTTTACGGGGTGCGGGCCGCCAATGGTGTGATCCTCATCACCACCAAAAAAGGGAACAGGAACGGCAAGTTCGATATCAATTACTCAGTGAACCTCGCCCTCCAGCAATTTCTCGGCATGCCTGAAGGTGTTGGACCGCTGGACTTCATGATGTTGTCTAACGAAAAAGCAAAACGCGCCTTCGCCAACAACTTCATCAGCAATGTGAAGCCTGCTTATTCTTATGAAGACATGCTCCCCTGGATGGAAGGGCGATTCCAGGCTACCGACTGGATCGGTTCCACTTTCAACAAAACTGCTCCGCAGGTTCAGCATAATCTCAATATCAGCGGCGGTACAGACAAAGCTTCCTACTTCTTCAACGTAGGTTACATGAAACAGGATGGCGTACTGAAAACAAACGATATCAATTACAACCGCTATAATTTCCGCTCCAATATCAACCTGAAGATCACCAATGGCCTGCGTGCACAGGCGCTGGTGAGCGGACATATAGATGAGAAATACCAGCCCTACCAGGAAATGTGGACACTCTTCAAGTACACCTGGAGTATGATCCCCATCAAACAGGCCTTCGCCAATGGCAATCCGCTCTATCCTTCCGTGATAGATGATAATGCCAATCCACTGGTGATCACCGATGCTGATAAGGTGGGCTTCAGGAAAAGAACACAGAAGAATATCCAGGCACAGCTCAGTCTCGAATACGATATCCCTTATGTAAAAGGACTGAAAGCAAGAGGCATGTTTAACTACGGCTACAATATCGACGACAATTCCGAGTACAAGAAATCATACACGCTCTACACTTACGAACCGGATCTTGATGTGTATCACGCCTCCACTGTCAACAATCCTCCCAACCTGCTCAGGCAGTATTACAACAACCAGTCTACCCTTTCACAACTGGGATTGAACTACGCGAATACTTTCGCCGGTGATCACAATGTTACGGCTATGGCATTGTTCGAGGAAAGCTATTCAAAGGGTGATAATATTTTTGCCAGCCGCAATATGCTGCTGCCCGTGGATTATTTGTTCGGTGGAGAAGATGAAAAAGAAAAAGGAAGCACCTATCCCAATGGGGTAAGCGAAGTGGTGACACAGGCGGTGGTTGGTCGCGCTACCTACGATTTCAGGGGCAAGTACCTGGCTGAATTCACCTTCCGCTACGACGGCTCCAACAAATACAAACCCGGCGCTAACCAGTGGGGCTTCTTTCCTGGTTTCTTTGCAGGCTGGGTAGTGAGCCGCGAGCCCTGGTTTGACAAACTGGTGAATCCCAAATACATCTCCAACCTGAAGATCAGGGGCTCTTATGGTATCACCGGTGATGATGGCACCACAGGCTTTCAATACATAGATGGTTTCAACTATCCTACCATCAATCCAAATGACAACAGTATCTACGGCTATCTTTTCAATGGCCAGTTCATAAAAGGTTCTGCCATGCGTGATGCCGTTAACCCTAATCTTACCTGGTTCACCGCACATACTTCCAATATCGGGCTGGAGTTCACCACCCTCAATGGCAAACTTGATGTAGTGGCCGAAGTGTACAGACGCGACCGTAAAGGATTGCCTGCCCGCAAAACTGTGGCCATTCCAGGAACTGCAGGTATCGAGCTGGCGCAGGAAAACCTTGATAGCGACAGAACGCAGGGATGGGAGCTTCAACTCACCCATCGTAACCGCATCAACGATTTCGGTATCAATATCACTGGTAACTTCAGTCAGGCGCGCACACAAATGCTCGATGTGATCCAGGGCCGTGCCGGCAATGAATTTGAGAACTGGAAAAGCCAGCGCAGCAACCGCTTCACCAATATCTGGTGGGGTAAGGATTATGCAGGCCAGTTCACCAGCTATGAGCAGATCTACAATCATAAAGTGAACACCGGTGGCGGTAACAACAATGTGATCCCCGGTGATTATTACTACCAGGACTGGAATGAAGATGGTGTGATTGATGGAAGGGATGACCATCCCATCGCTACCAGGGATATCCCCCTCGTGAATTTTGGCCTGACCATCGGCGTTACCTGGAAGGGGATCGATTTCTCTGCACTCTTTGCAGGCGTTACCGGTGTGAACATCATGTACGAAGAGCAGTTCCTGGAACCGCTTATGTACGACCGCAGCGCCCTCACGCAGTTCCTCAACAGCTGGCATACAGTAAATCCAGATGATAATGTGTTTGATCCGAATACAAAATGGGTGCCCGGAAAATATCCTGCCATGGGCTCGCCAAAGCCTGAAGGAACGAAAGCCGTTCAGGATGGTTCCTATGTTCGGCTCAAATCTATCGAGCTGGGATATACGCTTCCGCAATCACTGCTGAAAAGGATCAGCATGAAGAACTGCAGATTCTATGTGAATGCCTACAACCTGCTCACATTTACCAAACTCAGGAACAGTGATCCCGAGCATCCTGGTCAGCAACCCGATGCAGGTTTCCAATATGGTTTGGGTGGATACAAATATCCGCTGAACAGGACCTTCAACGTAGGTGCGAGCATCACTTTTTGA
- a CDS encoding RagB/SusD family nutrient uptake outer membrane protein → MKTLHKFYCTLIALLLAVSSCHKLDIKPVNVLNDDQIFGSEAGINTYLAQVYRKLPIEDFSYRPAGRDGWGFNLHHEWEHFWHLGAGCGEMVGPWGGLDFAGGFGYWPYADIRAVNYFIETLPRYSDKYVGNKVNELLGEAYFLRAYYYFALVKRYGGIPYITVVQNFPQQTVEELQVPRNKEEECWNFIAEDLDKAWSMMPETSVSGRANKYAAAALKSRAMLYAGSIAKYGSLNFVEGDARAQGFVGIPADKAEDFFNRSWEAAKLLEAKYSLYQKEGDKELNYVMTFLDNNSPENILVRDYSVPGNNAHSWDATFSPRFMTADGLSRAYPTLELVERWGVLNVINPDGTPKRYDDVVTLTQGLEPRLLATVYFPGTTLRGLKFDVRRGIYPSFSGTAAAEVAKPDNQRNMFTASGQDAKYNDEMQIIGMTGISTSTDQWTRTGFYVRKYIDFRRPQSEVGLFTSTTHWIEFRYAEVLLNRAEAAVETGKTEDAMNCINLLRTRGGGATLSQGEVTVESVRNERCKELAFENHYWWDIRRWRTADVILNNQRFKGLLPYYVYDEKKFIMLREQETFGRNYNFEKRAYYEPIPGGELAKNPNLYPNNPNY, encoded by the coding sequence ATGAAAACCTTACATAAATTCTATTGCACACTCATCGCGCTGCTGCTGGCAGTGAGTTCCTGCCATAAGCTGGACATCAAGCCGGTGAACGTGCTGAACGACGATCAGATCTTCGGCAGCGAGGCAGGGATCAATACATACCTGGCACAGGTTTACCGGAAACTGCCAATCGAAGATTTCTCTTACAGGCCCGCCGGCCGCGATGGATGGGGATTCAATCTCCACCACGAATGGGAACATTTCTGGCATCTCGGCGCCGGATGTGGTGAAATGGTAGGCCCCTGGGGCGGACTGGATTTTGCCGGTGGCTTCGGATACTGGCCCTATGCCGATATCCGCGCTGTGAACTATTTCATAGAGACCCTTCCCAGGTATTCAGACAAATATGTAGGCAACAAAGTGAATGAACTCCTGGGTGAAGCCTATTTTCTCAGGGCCTATTATTATTTCGCACTCGTGAAAAGATATGGCGGCATTCCCTACATCACAGTAGTGCAGAATTTTCCGCAGCAAACAGTGGAAGAACTACAGGTACCGCGCAACAAGGAAGAAGAATGCTGGAACTTCATTGCAGAAGACCTCGACAAAGCCTGGAGCATGATGCCTGAAACCAGCGTGAGTGGCCGCGCCAACAAATATGCGGCGGCAGCACTCAAGTCAAGGGCCATGTTGTATGCAGGTTCCATCGCCAAATACGGTTCACTCAATTTTGTGGAAGGCGATGCAAGAGCCCAGGGATTTGTTGGAATTCCTGCCGATAAGGCGGAAGACTTTTTCAACCGCTCATGGGAAGCAGCCAAACTCCTGGAAGCAAAATACAGTCTCTATCAGAAAGAGGGCGACAAAGAACTCAATTATGTAATGACCTTCCTGGATAATAACAGTCCGGAAAATATCCTCGTACGTGATTATTCCGTTCCCGGAAATAATGCGCATAGCTGGGATGCAACATTTTCTCCGCGTTTCATGACAGCCGATGGATTGAGCCGGGCTTATCCCACACTGGAGCTGGTGGAGCGCTGGGGTGTGTTGAATGTGATCAACCCAGACGGTACACCCAAACGCTACGATGATGTGGTAACGCTTACGCAGGGCCTGGAGCCGCGCCTGCTGGCCACTGTATACTTCCCCGGCACCACATTGCGCGGGCTGAAGTTTGATGTGCGTCGCGGGATCTATCCTTCTTTTTCCGGAACTGCAGCGGCAGAAGTTGCAAAGCCCGATAACCAACGCAACATGTTTACCGCTTCCGGTCAGGATGCCAAATACAATGATGAGATGCAGATCATCGGTATGACCGGCATTTCCACTTCCACCGATCAGTGGACGCGCACAGGCTTCTACGTTAGGAAGTATATCGATTTCAGGCGTCCGCAATCTGAAGTGGGGCTCTTTACCAGCACTACGCACTGGATAGAATTCCGCTATGCCGAAGTGCTGCTCAACCGCGCGGAAGCTGCTGTTGAGACCGGTAAAACAGAAGATGCGATGAACTGCATCAATCTGCTCCGCACCAGGGGTGGCGGCGCTACGCTCTCACAGGGAGAGGTAACCGTAGAATCCGTCAGGAACGAAAGATGCAAAGAGCTGGCATTCGAGAACCATTACTGGTGGGATATCCGCCGCTGGCGCACTGCCGATGTGATCCTCAACAACCAGCGCTTCAAAGGACTGTTGCCATACTATGTGTATGACGAGAAAAAATTCATCATGCTCAGGGAGCAGGAAACCTTCGGCAGGAATTACAATTTCGAGAAGAGAGCTTATTACGAACCAATACCCGGGGGAGAACTGGCAAAGAATCCGAATCTCTATCCCAACAATCCTAATTACTAA